A genomic stretch from Solea solea unplaced genomic scaffold, fSolSol10.1 scaffold_41, whole genome shotgun sequence includes:
- the LOC131450070 gene encoding uncharacterized protein LOC131450070, with the protein MLMIVFYLQLVSSPDMSSEGSDVDCYVRDPDYDPKYYESTPSDVVENVDTDFDTDEPKSTSTILAEEDQGGDQDDDPDFNKEEDQKEGQEEDQDDGYEEDQDEDQEEDQKDDQDDDWEEGQDDDQEEAHEEDQDGDHEEDQDDDHEEDQDDDDQEEDPLKGKFTIRKKKNLRTYVKGQNKKTKTTKTEVSVNVTVKTCTKRKDNKRSWDKKHYCLYCHQPNNKMARHLQRKHMEVKDVAHAFSFASKSPQRKVLLEQIRRKGDFKHNVRVLAEGKGQIVTVKQPSHKTSAWHYLPCKFCYGMFSRTDLWRHQGSCKLKTSSETDNKRKTRGAVQSVSARLLPIMASSSGCQAIINKMRQDDVSFHIRGDSLICNYGESLYAKHGRVKSKHNYISQRMRELGRFMLTAKAMDSTVRTLEDICVPKKFLLVVNAAKKLTEFSPSKNEYGKPSTAVRVGFCLKGAVEVLIGQSLMNDDDLAEKKAKKFLELLEKNWKTHVAVSAHQSMQEKRWNKPDDIHLTKNVMALRDHLRMVEDKARAELEQQLSLTAYKVLNESILAQLIVFNKRREGEASRLTLEAYKKVNTNPINEDIYSTLSPLEKELSKQLTRIEVRGKRGKKVPVFFTHRMMESIQVLLKWRDEAGVPTENPYLFARAGVLTNIRGCDCLRKYAEESKAENPELLRSTKLRKQVATLCQLLDLDEQELEQVARFMGHDIRVHRDFYRQTDKTFQIAKISKLLFAMEQGSSTLTGRNFNTLHPSVSGMYVHTLLFLCTHHVVV; encoded by the coding sequence ATGCTCATGATTGTGTTTTACTTGCAGCTGGTCTCATCCCCTGACATGTCCAGTGAGGGGTCAGATGTGGACTGTTACGTGAGGGACCCTGACTATGATCCCAAATATTATGAATCTACACCCAGTGATGTGGTTGAAAACGTGGACACGGACTTTGACACTGATGAGCCCAAATCTACAAGTACAATATTGGCTGAAGAAGATCAGGGTGGGGATCAGGATGATGACCCAGATTTTAATAAAGAAGAAGATCAAAAAGAAGGACAggaggaagatcaggatgatggctatgaggaagatcaggatgaaGATCAAGAAGAGGATCAGAAAGATGATCAGGATGATGACTGGGAAGAAGGACAAGATGATGACCAGGAAGAAGCTcatgaggaagatcaggatggtgaccatgaggaagatcaggatgatgaccatgaggaagatcaggatgatgatgatcaggAAGAAGATCCACTCAAAGGCAAGTtcacaatcagaaaaaaaaagaacctaagAACGTATGTGAAGGggcaaaataagaaaacaaagacaaccaaAACTGAAGTTAGTGTTAATGTGACTGTTAAGAcatgtacaaaaagaaaagacaacaaaagatcatgggacaaaaaacattattgtttgtattgccATCAGCCAAATAACAAGATGGCGAGGCACTTGCAGAGGAAGCATATGGAGGTAAAGGATGTGGCACATGCATTCAGCTTTGCATCAAAGTCACCACAAAGAAAAGTTCTTTTAGAACAAATTAGAAGGAAAGGAGATTTTAAGCACAATGTGAGGGTCCTGGCTGAAGGCAAAGGACAGATAGTAACTGTAAAGCAGCCGTCTCATAAAACATCTGCATGGCACTATTTGCCTTGTAAATTCTGCTACGGCATGTTTTCTAGGACTGATTTGTGGAGACACCAGGGATCATGTAAACTTAAAACCAGCAGTGAGACAGACAACAAGAGAAAGACCAGAGGGGCAGTACAGAGTGTTTCAGCACGCCTGCTTCCTATAATGGCTTCATCTAGTGGATGTCAGgctattattaataaaatgagaCAGGATGACGTGTCCTTCCACATCAGGGGCGATTCATTGATCTGCAACTATGGGGAATCACTTTATGCAAAACATGGTCGTGTGAAGTCCAAGCACAACTATATATCTCAAAGAATGAGGGAGCTTGGTAGATTCATGTTGACTGCCAAAGCTATGGACAGTACTGTGAGGACTTTGGAAGACATATGTGTCCCCAAGAAATTTCTGCTTGTGGTCAATGCAGCCAAGAAATTAACAGAATTCAGTCCAAGCAAAAATGAATATGGGAAACCCTCAACAGCAGTGAGAGTGGGATTCTGCCTGAAAGGAGCAGTGGAGGTGTTGATTGGGCAAAGTCTCATGAACGATGATGACCTggcagaaaaaaaggcaaaaaagtttTTGGAGCTGTtggaaaaaaattggaaaactCATGTTGCGGTATCTGCTCACCAGAGCATGCAGGAGAAGAGGTGGAACAAACCCGATGACATTCACCtcacaaaaaatgtcatggcaCTTAGAGATCATCTCAGGATGGTGGAAGACAAAGCCAGAGCTGaactggagcagcagctgagttTGACTGCATACAAGGTGTTAAATGAGAGCATTCTGGCACAgctgattgtttttaataagcGTCGTGAAGGAGAAGCATCGCGCTTGACTCTCGAAGCCTACAAAAAAGTCAACACTAATCCTATCAATGAGGACATTTACAGCACTCTGTCTCCTTTAGAGAAGGAACTGAGCAAACAGCTGACTCGCATCGAGGTCCGAGGAAAAAGAGGGAAGAaggttcctgtttttttcacacacaggatGATGGAGTCAATCCAAGTGTTGTTGAAATGGAGAGATGAAGCTGGTGTTCCCACTGAAAATCCCTACCTCTTTGCCAGAGCTGGTGTGCTGACGAACATACGTGGCTGCGACTGTCTGCGGAAATATGCAGAGGAGAGCAAAGCAGAAAACCCTGAGCTCCTCAGGTCAACTAAACTAAGAAAACAGGTGGCCACACTTTGCCAGCTCCTGGATCTTGACGAACAAGAGCTGGAACAAGTTGCTCGGTTCATGGGTCATGACATCAGAGTTCACCGGGACTtttacagacagactgacaaaaCCTTTCAGATAGCAAAGATTAGCAAGCTTTTGTTTGCTATGGAACAAGGCAGTAGCACCTTAACAGGGAGGAACTTTAACACACTCCATCCCTCTGTGTCtggtatgtatgtacacacactgttgtttttatgtacacaccatgttgttgtgtaa